A window from Salvia miltiorrhiza cultivar Shanhuang (shh) chromosome 2, IMPLAD_Smil_shh, whole genome shotgun sequence encodes these proteins:
- the LOC131011593 gene encoding fatty acid desaturase 4, chloroplastic-like yields MELKHATQNLNEDSNWPITTFAHRACFAAGCAAVLFSIAKSLLLMNAAVAPQPWLESTIAAMAAYLAADLGTGIYHWAIDNYGSAQTPIFGPQIVGFQGHHHRPSEITKMHVVYNVYITAAAVAAVAIPINLLCSDPVLLLFVGVFAGCVMFSQQFHAWAHTPKGRLPPLVAAIQDAGIILRRADHAAHHRAPFNTNYCIVSGVWNRVLDWSKFFVALEVVVAAALGHQPRSWSNPTSDWTENSAMN; encoded by the coding sequence ATGGAGCTTAAACACGCAACGCAAAACCTAAATGAAGACAGTAATTGGCCCATCACCACCTTCGCTCACCGTGCATGCTTCGCCGCTGGCTGCGCCGCTGTGCTATTCTCGATAGCCAAATCCCTACTACTGATGAACGCCGCCGTTGCTCCACAGCCATGGCTGGAGTCCACTATCGCCGCCATGGCGGCCTACTTGGCGGCGGACCTAGGCACCGGCATCTATCATTGGGCCATAGACAACTACGGCAGCGCCCAAACTCCGATCTTCGGCCCCCAAATCGTGGGTTTCCAAGGCCACCACCATCGCCCCTCGGAAATCACAAAAATGCATGTAGTCTACAACGTCTACATTACTGCCGCCGCCGTAGCAGCCGTAGCGATACCCATAAACTTATTATGCAGCGATCCGGTTTTGCTGTTATTTGTGGGCGTGTTTGCAGGGTGCGTCATGTTCAGCCAGCAGTTCCATGCATGGGCCCACACCCCAAAGGGGAGGCTGCCGCCGCTGGTGGCGGCCATCCAGGACGCCGGGATCATCTTGAGGCGGGCTGACCACGCCGCGCACCACCGCGCTCCCTTCAACACCAATTACTGCATCGTTAGCGGAGTGTGGAATAGGGTTTTGGATTGGTCCAAGTTCTTTGTGGCgctggaggtggtggtggcggcggcccTCGGCCACCAGCCGCGGTCGTGGAGTAACCCCACCTCAGATTGGACTGAAAATTCAGCGATGAATTAA